From Bacteroidales bacterium, one genomic window encodes:
- a CDS encoding mechanosensitive ion channel family protein — MKVLKGFLAALCLLVFSGTANAVLREDNLDKTIVMLYSDLSAYQNNLEMHIAHYNAQRQEYRNRMFTTLENCQEYALILYTQDDYYLFGLVQACQQINDEYAKFVEQKYPFVVWKNNFKDIIQRYNKLAEVLGHISDAGLTAQGKADKQKCIDICNSVSGRLEAFHNLLNLDNLEYQEIAGRMKKIQDYQDSRFTQIKNRIFLTGSGSYFYTLGHFGEKYREAAESFTQEYSGGQMASKEWQAKRLQVTLYSLGLLAIAIIISWLLFAFALPKKVRNHPKRKYFIACSSIIMFALLLLIIINCFLTRYYFIVTMSIVMELTLIIGVILSSIVLRLPTDKIRQGILLYLAPVLLAVVLVSYRILMVTTYVVSFSLPLVLLIFATLHLVILLRRSNGANRADSLLSWFSFILTIGILILSWAGYRFLSMGIMTSWLLLLASILFTLCLYHLLNLVAKYKTMEEEEDASKRIFTFRRWFNPLMKKLVFPLMFIGLLVFSLIWGAGIFSMRAWMTGMIGYCFINVPDMASVSFEKILYVIGLGCIFNYVIFMTRKILITMYAENYEDSHIPIYVKIGTILAWLIYAFCVIFILQLNNKGLIAALGGAGMGIGFALKDAINNLFCGISLMMGRVHKGDWVECDGYRGKIVDIGMDSSTLETEEGSIITFLNEQLFSKNFMNLTKNHQFELSDISINVKYGENIDKARELLLEELLKLKCIAPGRPPKVLLTDFTESSVRLTVYAWTPVSEIYTAHAAIRETIYRVFSNNHIEIPYPQQDIRIIQSK, encoded by the coding sequence ATGAAAGTATTAAAGGGTTTTCTGGCTGCTTTGTGCCTGCTGGTCTTTTCAGGCACGGCTAATGCTGTGCTCAGAGAGGATAATTTGGATAAAACTATCGTGATGCTGTACTCAGACTTGTCTGCTTATCAGAATAATCTGGAGATGCATATAGCTCACTATAATGCTCAGCGACAGGAATATAGGAATAGAATGTTTACTACTTTGGAGAACTGCCAGGAGTACGCTTTGATTCTTTATACGCAGGATGATTATTATTTGTTTGGGCTTGTTCAGGCCTGCCAGCAAATTAATGATGAGTATGCAAAGTTTGTGGAACAGAAGTATCCTTTTGTTGTCTGGAAAAATAATTTTAAAGATATTATCCAGAGATACAATAAGTTAGCTGAAGTGCTGGGACATATTTCCGATGCCGGGCTGACCGCTCAAGGCAAGGCTGATAAGCAAAAGTGCATAGATATCTGCAATTCCGTGAGCGGCAGATTAGAGGCTTTTCATAATCTTCTGAACTTGGATAATCTTGAATATCAGGAGATAGCCGGAAGGATGAAAAAAATTCAAGACTATCAGGACAGCAGATTCACACAAATAAAGAATAGGATTTTTCTTACAGGGAGCGGCTCTTATTTTTATACGCTTGGACATTTTGGAGAGAAATATAGAGAGGCTGCCGAGTCTTTTACTCAAGAATACAGCGGAGGTCAAATGGCTTCTAAAGAGTGGCAAGCCAAGAGATTACAGGTTACTTTATACTCTCTTGGACTGCTGGCTATTGCAATAATAATCTCATGGTTGCTGTTTGCTTTTGCTTTGCCCAAAAAAGTCAGGAATCATCCAAAGCGCAAATATTTTATTGCTTGCTCCTCTATAATAATGTTCGCCTTGCTGCTTTTGATTATAATCAACTGTTTTTTAACGCGCTACTATTTCATTGTTACAATGAGTATTGTAATGGAGCTGACCCTAATCATCGGAGTAATTTTGTCTTCTATTGTTTTGAGGCTCCCGACAGATAAAATTAGACAGGGCATTCTGCTCTATCTTGCTCCGGTACTGCTGGCTGTTGTGCTTGTAAGTTACAGAATATTAATGGTTACAACTTACGTAGTAAGTTTCTCTTTGCCACTTGTTCTGCTAATATTTGCAACCCTTCACCTTGTTATTCTGCTAAGACGCAGCAATGGCGCAAATAGAGCCGACTCTCTTCTATCCTGGTTCTCATTTATTCTAACTATCGGGATACTAATACTTTCCTGGGCCGGCTACAGATTTCTGTCAATGGGGATTATGACATCCTGGCTGCTGCTGCTGGCATCAATTCTATTTACGCTGTGCCTGTATCATCTTCTAAATCTAGTCGCTAAATATAAAACCATGGAGGAGGAAGAAGATGCCTCAAAGAGAATTTTTACTTTCAGGAGGTGGTTTAATCCGCTGATGAAGAAACTTGTATTTCCGCTGATGTTTATTGGGTTGCTGGTTTTCAGCCTAATATGGGGTGCGGGAATTTTCAGCATGAGAGCGTGGATGACCGGCATGATAGGATATTGTTTTATTAATGTCCCCGATATGGCCTCAGTTTCATTTGAGAAAATTCTGTATGTAATAGGACTTGGCTGCATATTTAACTACGTAATTTTTATGACAAGGAAGATTTTAATTACCATGTATGCAGAGAATTATGAGGACAGCCACATTCCAATTTATGTAAAAATCGGAACCATTCTGGCCTGGCTGATTTATGCATTTTGCGTAATATTTATTTTACAGCTTAATAATAAGGGACTTATTGCGGCACTTGGAGGTGCAGGAATGGGCATTGGCTTTGCGCTGAAGGATGCAATTAATAATCTATTCTGCGGTATCTCCCTGATGATGGGAAGAGTACACAAGGGAGACTGGGTAGAGTGCGACGGATATCGCGGAAAAATAGTAGATATAGGTATGGATTCCAGTACATTAGAGACAGAGGAAGGCTCCATAATTACATTCCTTAATGAGCAGCTGTTCTCCAAGAACTTTATGAATCTAACTAAGAATCACCAATTTGAGCTGAGCGATATCTCCATAAACGTAAAATACGGAGAGAACATAGATAAGGCCCGCGAGCTTTTGCTGGAGGAATTGCTCAAGCTTAAATGCATTGCTCCTGGCAGGCCGCCAAAAGTTCTGCTTACGGACTTTACCGAGAGCAGCGTCAGGCTTACGGTTTACGCATGGACGCCTGTAAGTGAAATTTATACGGCTCATGCTGCCATACGTGAGACAATCTATAGGGTCTTTAGCAATAACCACATAGAGATTCCTTACCCGCAACAGGATATCAGGATTATTCAAAGCAAATAA